A region of Rhodopirellula islandica DNA encodes the following proteins:
- a CDS encoding glycoside hydrolase family 130 protein has product MIERSSTSLLLQPSDVPPSQADLRVIGVFNPAVAILNDDRFMLARVAELPSESRTGWLPLPRWSTSGTTEVDWVREEDLTHVDARVVAMKTSGDLRLTSVSHLRLYRSSNASDTSWEFVTTIHPEGPWEEYGIEDPRITKIGPIYWITYVAVSRSGAATALMSSTDLMTFQRHGIIFPSENKDVVLFPEMISGDFVALHRPNPHSHFHSPQIWLARSPDMIHWGRHECVLSGMHAWESDRVGSGTPPILCEEGWLTLHHGSARPSSAGTVGCYSAGAILLDRDHPGRVLARSSQPMMQPTTEYELHGFVPQVVFPTAMLDRDDQLHVFYGAADTCVASARFPKQSVLDSLQRQPPSQPKQ; this is encoded by the coding sequence GTGATCGAAAGAAGCTCCACCTCGTTGCTGCTGCAACCGAGTGACGTGCCGCCATCGCAGGCTGACCTCCGAGTGATCGGCGTGTTCAACCCGGCCGTTGCAATCCTCAATGACGACCGGTTCATGCTGGCCCGCGTCGCGGAACTGCCATCCGAATCACGAACCGGATGGCTCCCTCTGCCCCGTTGGTCAACCTCCGGGACGACCGAGGTCGACTGGGTGCGGGAAGAGGATCTGACCCACGTCGATGCACGCGTGGTGGCGATGAAGACCAGCGGCGACCTGCGTTTGACTTCCGTTTCCCATTTGCGACTCTATCGCTCATCGAACGCAAGCGACACGTCTTGGGAGTTCGTCACAACGATTCATCCCGAAGGCCCTTGGGAAGAATACGGCATCGAAGACCCTCGGATCACCAAGATCGGGCCGATCTACTGGATCACCTATGTCGCTGTTTCTCGATCCGGTGCAGCGACCGCACTGATGTCATCGACGGACCTGATGACCTTCCAGCGTCACGGCATCATCTTCCCCAGCGAAAACAAAGACGTCGTCCTGTTCCCGGAAATGATCTCCGGTGACTTTGTCGCCTTGCACCGCCCGAACCCTCACTCGCACTTTCACTCGCCCCAAATTTGGCTGGCCCGTTCGCCCGACATGATTCATTGGGGGCGTCACGAATGTGTTCTCAGCGGAATGCATGCCTGGGAAAGCGACCGCGTTGGCAGTGGCACGCCGCCGATTTTATGCGAGGAGGGTTGGCTCACGCTTCATCACGGCAGCGCTCGTCCGAGTTCCGCCGGCACCGTGGGTTGTTACTCCGCGGGTGCGATCTTGCTCGATCGCGATCATCCCGGTCGTGTGCTGGCTCGGTCAAGCCAACCGATGATGCAGCCCACAACCGAATATGAGCTTCATGGCTTCGTCCCCCAGGTCGTGTTCCCAACCGCCATGCTGGACCGAGACGATCAGCTTCACGTCTTCTACGGAGCCGCCGACACCTGTGTCGCCTCGGCCCGTTTCCCAAAGCAATCCGTCCTGGATTCGCTGCAACGACAACCCCCGAGTCAACCCAAACAATGA